The Hemicordylus capensis ecotype Gifberg chromosome 6, rHemCap1.1.pri, whole genome shotgun sequence genome window below encodes:
- the LOC128331538 gene encoding hydroperoxide isomerase ALOXE3-like has protein sequence MMIRKCSKTPASFLGPQGIVVPSLEKPNHLHEDPKEKGSWRTEETPVAAYKVLVATGQFWASGTFDSISITLVGSKGESLKKPLNNTGKDFIPGAMDEYELQSDRELGTIMLIRLHKEPYLFFPEDSWYCRFVELRTLQGESYRFPCYQWIEGYQSLELREGTGKLACDDEENLLLLRHRVEEVKARQDCYRWTEFAPGMPHCLAVESLEELDTNAKFSFTKFSTFILRSNLTKMEMMLKGFMNCQESWKKLEDIHKVFWFNKTPVSEYVADHWMEDTFFGYQYLNGVNPLVIQKCTKIPDNFPVTQEMVAGSLRESTTLQEELQKGNIFIVDYKLLQGVPTNMIQGQKQYITAPLCLLHQTPSRDLVPIAIQLSQTPSSDSPIFLPSDSLWDWTMAKMWVRNADFHVHQNISHLLRTHLLAEVFAMATLRQLPMCHPLFKLLIPHFRYTLQINALARVRLIKEGGMMDLATSAGFKGVVSIVEKGLHEMTYASLCLPDDIEGRGVGSIANYYYRDDALKIWAAIESYVSGIVQFYYKSDDRVQSDSELQAWILEIFVEAFLSRKASGLPSSLETMADLTRFLTVVIFICSAQHAAVNSGQYDYGAWIPNIPPSMRRPPPKVKGMETLESILETIPQVNVTCIALSSLWLLSNEAGDRRPLGSFPDEHFVEDEPKRLIVAFQDRLAEISKEIEERNKVLPLPYNYLNPLYIENSISI, from the exons ATGATGATCCGGAAGTGCTCCAAGACCCCAGCCAGTTTCCTAGGGCCACAGGGGATCGTGGTCCCTTCTTTGGAAAAACCCAACCATCTCCATGAAGACCCAAAG GAGAAGGGATCTTGGAGGACTGAGGAAACGCCAGTGGCTGCTTACAAAGTGCTGGTGGCTACCGGGCAGTTTTGGGCCTCGGGGACCTTTGACTCAATCTCCATCACCCTGGTGGGCTCAAAGGGGGAAAGCCTCAAGAAGCCGCTCAACAACACCGGGAAGGACTTCATCCCAGGCGCG ATGGATGAATACGAGCTGCAGAGTGACCGAGAGCTGGGCACCATCATGCTTATCCGCCTCCACAAGGAACCGTACCTCTTCTTCCCGGAGGACAGCTGGTACTGCAGATTTGTGGAACTGAGAACCTTGCAAGGAGAGAGCTACCGGTTCCCTTGCTACCAGTGGATTGAGGGGTATCAAAGCCTAGAGCTCAGGGAGGGAACAG GCAAACTGGCTTGCGACGATGAGGAAAACCTGTTACTCCTGCGTCATCGGGTGGAGGAGGTGAAAGCAAGGCAGGACTGTTACAG GTGGACAGAATTTGCACCGGGGATGCCTCATTGCCTGGCTGTGGAAAGCTTAGAGGAGCTGGACACCAATGCGAAGTTCTCCTTCACCAAGTTCAGCACCTTCATTCTGCGCTCCAACCTCAC gaaaatggagaTGATGCTAAAAGGATTCATGAACTGCCAAGAATCGTGGAAGAAACTGGAAGACATCCACAAGGTTTTCTGGTTCAACAAAACTCCGGTTTCGG AGTATGTGGCTGATCACTGGATGGAAGATACTTTCTTTGGCTACCAGTACCTGAACGGAGTCAACCCCCTGGTGATCCAAAAATGCACCAAGATCCCAGACAACTTCCCTGTGACCCAGGAGATGGTGGCCGGATCGCTCAGGGAATCCACCACCCTCCAGGAGGAACTGCAG AAGGGGAACATCTTCATTGTGGACTACAAGCTGCTTCAGGGCGTCCCAACCAACATGATCCAGGGCCAGAAGCAATACATCACGGCCCCTCTCTGCCTGCTGCACCAGACACCTTCCAGGGACCtcgtccccatcgctatccag CTCAGCCAAACCCCAAGCTCCGACAGCCCCATCTTCCTCCCCAGCGACTCCTTGTGGGACTGGACCATGGCCAAGATGTGGGTGCGCAATGCCGACTTCCATGTCCACCAGAACATCTCCCACCTCCTCCGGACACACCTGTTGGCCGAGGTTTTTGCCATGGCCACCCTGCGGCAGCTGCCCATGTGCCACCCGCTCTTCAAG CTCCTGATCCCCCACTTCCGATACACGCTCCAGATCAACGCTTTAGCCAGAGTCAGGCTCATCAAAGAAGGTGGCATGATGGATCTG GCCACCTCGGCGGGCTTCAAAGGGGTCGTGTCCATTGTGGAGAAAGGTCTTCACGAGATGACCTAcgcctccctctgcctcccagATGATATCGAGGGCCGCGGAGTCGGCTCCATCGCCAACTACTACTACAGGGACGATGCCCTGAAGATCTGGGCAGCCATAGAGAG CTACGTGTCGGGCATCGTCCAGTTCTATTACAAGAGCGACGACCGTGTCCAAAGTGACTCAGAGCTCCAGGCATGGATTCTGGAGATCTTTGTGGAAGCATTCTTATCCAGAAAGGCCTCAGGACTACCCTCCTCTCTGGAGACCATGGCAGATCTCACAAGGTTCTTGACCGTGGTGATTTTCATCTGCTCAGCTCAACACGCTGCTGTCAACAGTGGCCAG TATGACTACGGAGCATGGATCCCCAACATCCCGCCctccatgaggagacccccgcccaAGGTGAAGGGTATGGAGACCTTGGAGAGCATTCTGGAGACCATTCCGCAAGTTAACGTCACCTGCATTGCCCTGAGTTCTCTGTGGTTGCTAAGCAATGAGGCAGGGGACAGG